In the genome of Spirochaetaceae bacterium, the window CTCGTCCCGTTCGGCGGTGCGCGTTCTTTCGTCGTCCAGCCGGCGTGCGGTGCGCCGCACCGCCTCGGCATCGTGGTCGGGCAGCCGACTACTCTCGACGGTCATGTTGCGCGCTATTTCGAGCTCTTCGGCGGTGCGCGCGAGGTCGTTGTCGCGCACGGTATTGAAGCACTGGCGGCGCGGCAGGATCGCCGTCGGTCCCATGTCGGCGCTCACGTCCTGCGGGTAGTAGAACGCCATCACCCAGCGGAACCGGTGATGGCGCACGTTCTGGTCGCCCACGTAGTCGTCCTTGTGCCAGTGCTGCCCGTCCGCCCCCGGCCCCAGGTCGTGGCAGTGGCGGTGCGGATGGATGGCGTAATCCGGTCCCAGCAGACTGGTCAGCGCGCCGCGTACCGAGGGCGCATCGAACACCTGGCCGATCTCCGGTACGTACGGCAGAATGTCGTCGCCCGGATTGCCGCCCCCGGCCAGCACGGTGTCGATCCGGTCGCGGATCCGGCGGTGAAGGGCAGCCGGGAGATCCGCCTGGACCTGAAGATATCCGTCGACGATGAAGCGTCGCATCGCGGCGTCGTCAAGTAGACGGGGCTGGTCCACCACGGTAGCGTCCTGTAGGAGCGAGTGCGTGCCGTGACCGTTCATGCGGTCGGCGTGCCGTTGCCGGACACCGGATCGAACGGATCGAGCACCGGCACGCCGAGCTGCCGGAAATCACGGACGTTGCGGGTTACGACGGTCAGCCCGTGGACCACCGCGGTGGCCGCAATCATGGCATCCTCGAGCAGCGTGTTCGACTGCCGGTGCTTGAGCCGCGCCCATGCCCTGAACTCTGCCGAATCCACGGGCAGCACGTTGCGTGACGCCAACACGTCGTCGAGCCACGCCTCGATCTCATCGGCCTTGGAGCCATCCTGCTCGCGGGTGATCTCGATACCGGCTTGTATCTCGCCGATGGTCACCGCGGACAGGAACAATCGGTCGGCCGCCTGCTCGCCGACCCAACCAACAACCGCCCTGCTCGGTCGCGGTCGGCGCAGTTCCGAGATCACGTTCGTGTCCAGGAGATACATCGCCGCCTATTCGAAATCCGGAGTAGATCGGTGCCCCTGCGGCGACCGTGGCGGGGTCAGCATCTCCGTACGCGCATCCGGGGCGAGCAGCCACTTCTTGATGTCCGGCACCGTCCGCCGTTCCAGTCGCCGCCACTGATCGATGGAAACGAGTACCGCGGTCTCCACGCCTCGCTTGGTGACGATCTGCGGCCCTTCGATGAGGCTGGTCTCAAGAAACTCGCTGAAGCGCGCCTTGGCCTCCTGCACCTGCCATGACCTACCCATTGCTTGCCTCCGTCCGGCGGATGACCATTTGTCTGACCAGTATCTGTACAGGCGCAGGAAGAAGCAAGGCATCAGGAGTAGGTCAGGCGAGCATACGGAGTCGGTCAGAACAGTGCGTCGGTCCAGAGGTTGGTGAGGAAGGTGCGCCAGTGCAGGAGGCGGATGCCGTCGTCGGTGCGGCGGTCGAGTTCGTCGAAGGAGACCAGGAACCGTGCCGCTGTGGAGCCCTCGTCGGCCAG includes:
- a CDS encoding type II toxin-antitoxin system VapC family toxin, translated to MYLLDTNVISELRRPRPSRAVVGWVGEQAADRLFLSAVTIGEIQAGIEITREQDGSKADEIEAWLDDVLASRNVLPVDSAEFRAWARLKHRQSNTLLEDAMIAATAVVHGLTVVTRNVRDFRQLGVPVLDPFDPVSGNGTPTA
- a CDS encoding type II toxin-antitoxin system Phd/YefM family antitoxin yields the protein MGRSWQVQEAKARFSEFLETSLIEGPQIVTKRGVETAVLVSIDQWRRLERRTVPDIKKWLLAPDARTEMLTPPRSPQGHRSTPDFE